GAGTCTGAAATCGCCTgccagatttaaaaaattatttaaacaaatataaaaaacatacgttttcataatttgatataactatttttttatttgtgaatacattactacctttattttaagtattaaactcagttattacaacatttgcactataattttagaGCTCActccgttttttttaaatttgccggGTGATTTcaatctctactttcattagccaaactcttaAGTTTTCTATAGATACCGTATAAAAAGGTTTCCTTGTAGTTTCATTAATCAAAAATTTACGAGATTAGGATATATATCCTACTATGGtgaattttttattctataattttttcacgtatccattaTACAACTGTTTAGCTGGTAGAGGGCAGGGACACTtgactttaacaaaaattagctcctATGGATCCTATAATGGATCCCTAAATCCTACCTAAAACCTCTCATAATGTTCAAAGACTTATCCCACGATACCTCCATACTCTTGGAAATTGGAAAATGGGTTTTCAAAAAACGTAGTTGACATTCACGAATAAAAGACGTAACATGATGCGAAggattacattatattataataatacgagTAACATATATTTTCAGGTCCATTAAAACATTTGCCAGGTCGTCACCACCCCCCAAAAAGTCGGTGTGTGAATCGTTCAGTGGCAGTAGGTCATGAGCTCGTCCACGGTGCACGGCTTGTCGCAGCACTCCGCCACCACCTGTCGCTTGCGCCGGAAGCCGCCGCCCAGAGCTTGCTGCGCTTCGATCCACGGCCACTGCGGCTCGACAGGCTCGCGTTTCATCTCGGATCGCTTGATCAAGTGCCCGTCGCAGACCAGGTCCAGAGCCATGGCCAAACGGCGACCGCAATAGACGGATTGAGAAGACACTACCGATGCGAGACCTGTAGATAATAGAGAATgcattaaaatcattaatagtTTTATAATAGTACAATAAGTTATGAGTGcgataagttgaaaattacagccgaggtgatattgcagctcgagccttgGCCAAAGGTAtagcacagtaaaaatatacaa
This genomic interval from Bicyclus anynana chromosome Z, ilBicAnyn1.1, whole genome shotgun sequence contains the following:
- the LOC112045533 gene encoding bombyxin A-3 homolog, with product MKTHTVVLLLAFLGLASVVSSQSVYCGRRLAMALDLVCDGHLIKRSEMKREPVEPQWPWIEAQQALGGGFRRKRQVVAECCDKPCTVDELMTYCH